A stretch of Spirochaetota bacterium DNA encodes these proteins:
- a CDS encoding CarD family transcriptional regulator, translated as MFEKGLSVFYPFHGSGQIVDIEEKEVLGEKREYLIIEFPLTNTKVMLPVNNLPSTGLRLLATKKMIKQSFDILASDGDVNAFDWKQRYKLHTEMIKSGRILDIAEVIRNLHRRNIVKELSSTEKKLYNDALDMIAGEISVVLTKDSEEIRTEIEAILNTHAPKIDD; from the coding sequence ATGTTTGAAAAAGGTTTGTCCGTTTTTTATCCATTTCATGGATCTGGTCAAATCGTTGATATTGAGGAAAAGGAAGTCCTTGGTGAAAAAAGAGAGTATCTGATTATTGAATTCCCTCTAACCAATACAAAGGTTATGTTACCAGTAAACAATCTTCCATCTACGGGCTTGCGTCTTCTTGCAACGAAAAAGATGATCAAACAAAGTTTTGATATTTTAGCATCTGACGGAGATGTTAATGCGTTTGATTGGAAACAGCGTTACAAATTACATACAGAGATGATCAAATCAGGAAGAATTCTTGATATTGCTGAAGTTATTCGTAATTTACATCGAAGAAATATCGTAAAAGAATTATCTTCTACGGAAAAAAAATTGTATAATGATGCATTAGATATGATTGCTGGTGAAATCTCAGTAGTATTAACAAAAGATTCTGAAGAAATTAGAACAGA
- a CDS encoding MinD/ParA family protein, with amino-acid sequence MSVLLGPNQAEGLRRMVENNNSRTRIITVTSGKGGVGKSNFALNFAITLANLKDNYSQPKRVVLMDADLGLANINILLGIIPKSNLYHVLKGQKKLHEIIIPTNYGVDLIAGASGLSQLANMSEEERMNIITGILELNYADFLIIDTAAGVSSNVTHFATIAHETIVVTTPEPTSITDAYGIIKSISLDHSTQPSALKLVVNRARSQSEAEKVAGKLISISNQFLNVKLEPLGYIPDSLLIPTAVRKQIPFCILQPTSAPSQSIEQITRKILNIAPSELQNAPGWKKFLDYLIGNE; translated from the coding sequence ATGTCTGTATTACTAGGTCCAAATCAAGCTGAAGGACTAAGACGCATGGTTGAAAATAATAATTCTCGTACACGAATAATTACTGTAACATCTGGTAAAGGTGGGGTTGGTAAAAGTAATTTTGCTCTTAATTTTGCAATAACTTTAGCCAATCTCAAAGATAACTACTCTCAACCAAAAAGAGTTGTTCTTATGGATGCAGATTTAGGACTTGCTAATATTAATATTCTTTTAGGAATAATTCCTAAATCAAATTTATATCATGTACTTAAAGGTCAAAAAAAATTACATGAGATTATAATACCTACTAATTATGGTGTTGATCTTATTGCAGGAGCTTCGGGATTAAGTCAACTAGCTAATATGTCTGAAGAAGAACGAATGAATATCATTACTGGTATTTTGGAATTAAACTATGCTGATTTTCTTATTATAGATACAGCAGCTGGTGTATCATCTAATGTTACTCATTTTGCTACGATTGCTCATGAAACTATTGTTGTTACAACACCTGAACCTACTTCTATTACAGATGCTTATGGTATTATCAAATCTATTTCTTTAGATCATAGTACACAACCATCAGCCTTAAAACTAGTAGTTAATAGAGCTCGTTCTCAAAGTGAAGCTGAAAAAGTTGCTGGCAAATTAATTTCTATTTCTAATCAATTTTTGAATGTCAAATTAGAACCATTAGGCTACATTCCTGATTCTTTATTAATACCTACAGCTGTAAGAAAACAAATTCCTTTTTGTATTTTACAACCCACCTCGGCTCCTTCTCAAAGTATAGAACAAATTACTAGAAAAATATTAAATATAGCACCTTCTGAGCTCCAAAATGCTCCAGGCTGGAAAAAATTTTTAGATTATCTTATTGGAAATGAATAA
- a CDS encoding YdcF family protein — translation MYKSIVYIFIKFLIASSLVFCLFFLGIAFYKPSPNFHNDSRLIVILGAGFLKNGSPVLALEKRLNKGIEVWTQLSGINHNKTFILLSGHKEEVQVMFEYLKNHDISIEYLIRDKFSYNTRDTIRYAYQKSQQLNTSPIFVSQAYHIPRILLYATVYGYDDVMYVATDRVNIPFHKLLYVSIREAFAIVLFPYFYFILNSYQKYNEKTPENQPK, via the coding sequence ATGTATAAATCGATAGTATATATTTTTATCAAATTTTTAATAGCTAGTAGTCTTGTATTTTGTTTATTTTTTTTAGGAATCGCTTTTTATAAACCGTCTCCTAATTTTCATAATGATTCTCGTTTGATAGTCATTTTAGGGGCTGGTTTTTTAAAAAATGGTAGTCCTGTTTTAGCATTAGAAAAACGATTGAATAAAGGAATAGAAGTTTGGACTCAATTATCTGGTATAAATCACAATAAGACATTTATTTTATTGAGTGGTCATAAAGAAGAAGTTCAAGTAATGTTTGAATATTTGAAAAATCATGATATTTCAATAGAATATTTAATTAGAGATAAATTTAGTTATAATACTAGAGATACGATTAGGTATGCTTATCAAAAATCTCAACAATTAAATACCAGTCCTATTTTTGTATCGCAAGCATATCATATACCTAGAATATTATTATATGCAACAGTATATGGATACGATGATGTTATGTATGTTGCAACAGATAGAGTAAATATTCCTTTTCATAAATTATTATATGTATCAATTAGAGAAGCTTTTGCAATAGTATTATTTCCATATTTTTATTTTATTTTAAATTCATATCAAAAATATAATGAAAAAACGCCCGAAAATCAACCAAAATAG
- the flhB gene encoding flagellar biosynthesis protein FlhB, with product MSTNTQELLFSINLTTLLCDPILLTLDLQRFANPEDEGRTEEPSEAKKRKSREDGDIPQSQELIGIISFLAIFLCIVVFWRHFYNNMFKLVVFYMEGIDTIKFTKNDVQGMSFNTIGILMTLLWPIFFTAVLSTLIASLAQTKFLFTTKKLTPNFSKIFGNIFSNLKKMFWSKQTFFNLGKSLAKVVIVFGIAFIFTMNELGTIISYIHMDSNTALGSMAGIIVRFVFITGMILLLLAISDYIFQYKEYIESLKMTKQEVKEEFKEQEGNPEIKQKIRQLGHQMGNRRMMQTIPTADVIITNPTHYAVAIKYDRSFMNAPMVIAKGTDRVALKIREIAIENNIPIYENKPLARGLYADANIGDEIPYEFYKTVADVLSLVYSKNIPKSRSIPITP from the coding sequence ATGTCAACAAACACACAAGAATTACTTTTTTCTATTAATCTTACAACTCTTCTTTGCGATCCAATATTACTAACATTAGATTTACAACGCTTTGCTAATCCTGAAGATGAAGGACGCACCGAAGAGCCATCCGAAGCAAAAAAGAGGAAATCCAGAGAAGATGGCGATATTCCTCAATCCCAAGAATTAATAGGTATTATTTCTTTTTTGGCAATATTTTTATGTATTGTTGTTTTTTGGAGGCATTTTTATAATAATATGTTCAAATTAGTAGTTTTTTATATGGAAGGAATCGATACAATAAAATTTACTAAAAATGATGTTCAAGGGATGAGTTTTAATACTATAGGTATTCTTATGACTTTATTATGGCCTATCTTTTTTACTGCTGTCTTATCTACTTTGATTGCTTCTTTAGCTCAAACTAAATTTTTATTCACTACCAAAAAATTGACTCCAAATTTTTCAAAAATATTTGGAAATATTTTTTCTAATTTAAAAAAAATGTTCTGGTCAAAACAAACATTCTTTAATCTTGGTAAATCACTAGCAAAAGTAGTTATAGTTTTTGGTATTGCCTTTATCTTTACCATGAATGAATTGGGTACTATCATCTCTTATATTCATATGGACAGTAATACTGCCTTAGGATCTATGGCTGGGATTATTGTTAGATTTGTATTTATCACTGGGATGATTTTGTTATTACTTGCTATTTCTGATTATATTTTTCAATACAAAGAATATATAGAATCCCTAAAAATGACCAAACAAGAAGTTAAAGAAGAGTTCAAAGAACAAGAGGGAAATCCTGAAATCAAACAAAAAATTCGTCAACTAGGTCATCAAATGGGTAATAGGCGTATGATGCAAACTATTCCAACAGCTGATGTTATTATTACCAACCCAACTCACTATGCTGTAGCTATTAAATACGATAGATCTTTTATGAATGCTCCTATGGTTATTGCTAAAGGAACAGATAGGGTTGCCTTAAAAATAAGAGAAATCGCTATAGAAAATAATATTCCAATCTATGAAAACAAACCTCTAGCTCGTGGATTGTATGCAGATGCTAATATTGGTGATGAGATTCCTTATGAATTTTATAAAACTGTAGCTGATGTGCTCTCTCTTGTATATTCCAAAAACATTCCTAAATCAAGATCTATTCCAATTACCCCATAA
- a CDS encoding ABC transporter ATP-binding protein yields MSSKEIILEIKDLFVKYTSESGAVHAVNGFNMILHAGDTFGLVGETGAGKTTTALSIMRLIAEPQGRIISGSIRFMGEEILNKTEAEMRSIRGGKISMIFQDPMTSLNPVMTIGEQILEVIEIHQKELSKQDALNRAEEMLELVGIPKQRFNEYPHQFSGGMKQRVVIAIALSCNPKLIIADEPTTALDVTIQAQVLELMRELQKEFKTAMMLITHDLGVVAQVCDHVAIMYAGKVVENGTVENIFRTTKHPYTVGLFGSIPNLINNVERLNPIKGLTPDPTDLPSGCTFHPRCPYATEVCAITVPKNMTLQEGNTVECLIYEGLIKGVDHA; encoded by the coding sequence ATGAGTTCAAAAGAAATAATATTAGAAATAAAAGATTTATTTGTCAAATACACATCAGAAAGTGGTGCTGTTCACGCTGTAAATGGGTTTAATATGATTCTTCATGCGGGGGATACTTTTGGTCTTGTTGGTGAAACAGGAGCAGGTAAAACTACAACAGCTCTCAGTATTATGAGATTAATTGCAGAACCTCAAGGGCGTATTATTTCAGGAAGTATTCGATTTATGGGAGAAGAAATTCTTAACAAAACGGAAGCTGAAATGAGAAGTATTAGGGGAGGAAAAATCTCTATGATTTTTCAAGATCCTATGACATCATTAAATCCTGTTATGACTATTGGTGAGCAAATTTTAGAAGTTATAGAGATTCATCAAAAAGAATTATCAAAACAGGATGCTTTGAATAGAGCTGAAGAAATGCTAGAATTAGTAGGTATTCCAAAACAACGCTTTAATGAATATCCACATCAATTTTCTGGTGGTATGAAGCAGCGTGTTGTGATTGCTATAGCTTTATCTTGCAATCCCAAATTAATTATTGCCGACGAACCTACAACAGCTTTAGATGTAACAATTCAAGCACAAGTTTTAGAATTAATGCGAGAATTACAAAAAGAATTCAAAACAGCAATGATGTTAATTACTCATGATTTGGGAGTTGTTGCACAAGTATGTGATCATGTTGCTATTATGTACGCTGGAAAAGTTGTTGAAAATGGCACGGTAGAAAATATATTTAGAACAACAAAACATCCTTATACAGTAGGATTATTTGGTTCTATTCCTAATTTAATAAATAATGTAGAACGATTAAATCCTATTAAAGGGTTAACTCCTGATCCAACAGATTTACCTTCTGGATGTACTTTTCATCCACGCTGTCCTTATGCTACAGAAGTATGTGCTATAACAGTTCCAAAAAATATGACCCTTCAAGAAGGAAATACGGTTGAATGTTTGATTTATGAAGGACTTATTAAAGGAGTGGATCATGCCTAA
- a CDS encoding flagellar biosynthetic protein FliR, whose translation MLFDYFQQHFQTFLNIFARIFGLLLLLPVFSTGIPTMVRAGLSFFIALLSTPLVVGMNLLAPVPNISEYIIHLLSSLIIGLAIGFIVQITVSSIQLSSSIFSNTMGLSFSENVNPLTQDNIPTLGNFLSIIIMLLFIRTESHFVFIEIIVKSFQEIPIIQTSSIQALFLSIKTAASVILALAFRISLPIISVTLLLDIAMGLIGRVAPQFNVMVMGWNIKIFIGLVVLWLITPSILDVGTILFKDLHNSILQLIRLSKQGA comes from the coding sequence ATGTTATTTGATTATTTTCAACAACACTTCCAAACTTTTCTTAATATTTTTGCTCGTATTTTTGGCTTATTATTATTATTACCTGTTTTTTCTACCGGTATTCCTACCATGGTTCGAGCTGGATTGAGTTTTTTCATAGCATTACTAAGTACACCACTGGTGGTAGGAATGAATTTATTAGCTCCTGTACCAAATATTTCTGAGTATATTATTCATTTATTAAGTAGTTTAATAATAGGCCTTGCCATAGGATTTATTGTTCAAATAACCGTATCTTCTATACAATTGTCTAGTAGTATTTTTTCAAACACGATGGGCTTAAGTTTTAGTGAAAATGTCAACCCTCTGACCCAAGATAATATACCAACACTTGGTAATTTTTTATCTATTATAATCATGTTGTTATTTATTCGAACAGAATCTCATTTTGTTTTTATAGAAATTATTGTAAAATCATTTCAAGAAATACCCATCATACAAACTTCTTCTATACAAGCTTTATTTTTATCTATTAAAACAGCAGCATCTGTTATCCTAGCTCTAGCTTTTCGTATTTCATTGCCTATTATTAGTGTTACTTTACTATTAGATATTGCTATGGGGCTTATTGGTCGTGTTGCTCCTCAATTTAATGTAATGGTTATGGGGTGGAATATCAAAATATTTATAGGACTTGTGGTATTATGGCTTATCACGCCTAGTATTTTAGATGTAGGAACTATATTATTCAAAGATCTTCATAATTCTATTTTACAATTAATTCGTCTCTCCAAACAAGGTGCTTAA
- the flhA gene encoding flagellar biosynthesis protein FlhA — protein MAEPNIGLQQGIKTLEKISQNSDLFIAFAAIGGVLMLIIPVPPILLDFFLLINLSVSFLIILSTLYIKKPSDFSSFPTLILFTTVFGLALNISSTRLILTKGNAGHIITAFGDFVVAGNLVVGFVIFIILLAIQFLVITKGATRVSEVAARFALDAMPGKQLAINEDLNSGAITEEEARKRRSDLTMETGFYGSMDGASKFVSGNVQMAAVVLVVDVIGGIIIGMMNGMDISAAADRYITLTIGDGLVSQIPALLVSVATGIIVTRNSSNEKFASDIATQIVMLPKTLYMTGGAILFMGFLPGFPFFMCLFLGGIMLVSAYLMGQSTIEQENTKIKNQQQEAAQADDQPTIQDILHVDPMSMEIGYSLIPLVDKTQGGDLLERIKLMRRHIGLDLGILVPPIRITDNISADSQEYIIKVRGMEIGRGQVFVNKLLAMNPQKDLKLIEGIESMEPAFNLPAKWISLDDRAKAEISGFDVFDPPSVIATHLTELIRRNSFELLTRQDVQYMMDALHKEFPTLVDDTLKQSNIGEIHKILQALLKERVKIRNMIPILEVISDYRASLPHLDAVTEQIRDVLGKQILSDPSVSTNNSIKALLIDPQWEQILMNSIEDTPQGYISTLDNASMTQFVNLVGQTIEQKLTEGIHPVILCSKRIRRLIREILFHSFPNTTVIAYSEVPQNFSVEQLGMINFPATN, from the coding sequence ATGGCTGAACCTAATATTGGATTACAACAAGGTATAAAAACTCTCGAAAAAATATCACAAAACTCTGACCTATTTATAGCATTTGCTGCAATTGGTGGAGTATTGATGCTAATTATCCCTGTTCCTCCAATACTGTTAGACTTTTTTCTTCTCATTAATTTGTCTGTCTCTTTTCTGATTATTTTATCAACCTTATACATAAAAAAACCTTCTGACTTTTCATCTTTTCCAACTCTTATTCTATTTACAACAGTTTTTGGACTTGCTCTTAATATATCATCTACGAGATTAATTCTTACCAAAGGTAATGCTGGTCATATTATCACAGCTTTTGGTGATTTTGTTGTAGCTGGAAATCTTGTTGTTGGTTTTGTTATCTTTATTATCTTATTAGCTATTCAATTTTTAGTAATCACAAAAGGTGCTACTCGTGTTTCCGAAGTTGCTGCTAGATTCGCTCTAGATGCTATGCCAGGAAAACAACTTGCAATCAATGAAGATCTCAATTCAGGGGCTATTACCGAAGAAGAAGCAAGAAAACGTCGTAGTGATTTGACCATGGAAACAGGCTTTTATGGATCAATGGATGGTGCTTCCAAATTTGTATCAGGTAATGTTCAAATGGCTGCTGTAGTCTTAGTTGTTGATGTCATTGGTGGTATTATTATTGGTATGATGAATGGTATGGATATTAGTGCTGCAGCAGATCGCTATATTACCTTAACTATAGGGGACGGTCTCGTTTCTCAAATTCCAGCATTACTTGTTTCTGTCGCTACAGGTATTATTGTTACTAGAAACTCCTCAAATGAGAAATTTGCTTCTGATATTGCTACACAAATTGTTATGTTACCAAAAACACTATATATGACAGGTGGTGCTATTCTTTTTATGGGGTTTTTACCTGGTTTTCCTTTTTTCATGTGTCTCTTTCTTGGCGGAATTATGTTAGTATCAGCTTATCTCATGGGACAATCTACTATAGAACAAGAAAATACCAAAATAAAAAATCAACAGCAAGAAGCAGCTCAAGCTGATGACCAACCTACCATACAAGATATTTTACATGTTGATCCTATGAGTATGGAAATCGGATATAGTCTTATTCCCCTAGTAGACAAAACTCAAGGGGGTGATCTACTAGAGCGTATCAAACTGATGCGTAGACATATAGGATTAGATTTGGGTATTTTAGTACCCCCTATTCGTATTACAGATAATATAAGTGCAGATTCTCAAGAATATATTATTAAAGTTCGTGGAATGGAAATTGGCCGAGGGCAAGTTTTTGTCAACAAACTTCTTGCGATGAATCCTCAAAAAGATCTAAAGCTTATTGAAGGTATTGAAAGTATGGAACCTGCCTTTAACCTTCCTGCAAAATGGATTTCTTTAGATGACAGAGCCAAAGCAGAAATTAGTGGTTTTGATGTGTTTGATCCACCTTCTGTAATTGCGACACATTTAACAGAACTAATAAGAAGAAATTCTTTTGAGTTACTTACTAGACAAGATGTTCAGTATATGATGGATGCTCTCCACAAAGAATTCCCAACACTTGTTGATGATACACTCAAACAATCAAATATTGGTGAAATTCATAAAATTTTACAAGCTTTATTAAAAGAACGCGTGAAAATACGCAATATGATACCTATTTTAGAAGTAATTTCAGATTATAGAGCTAGTTTACCACACTTAGATGCTGTAACCGAACAAATTCGAGATGTCTTAGGAAAACAAATCTTATCAGATCCTTCTGTAAGTACTAATAATTCTATTAAAGCTCTTCTAATAGATCCACAATGGGAACAAATTCTTATGAACTCTATTGAAGATACTCCGCAAGGTTATATTTCAACATTAGACAACGCTAGTATGACTCAATTTGTAAATCTAGTTGGTCAAACTATAGAACAAAAACTTACAGAAGGTATCCATCCTGTAATTTTATGTTCAAAACGTATTAGAAGATTAATAAGAGAAATTCTATTCCATTCTTTTCCCAATACTACAGTTATTGCCTATTCTGAAGTGCCTCAAAATTTTAGTGTAGAACAATTAGGAATGATTAATTTTCCTGCTACTAATTAA
- a CDS encoding ABC transporter permease — protein sequence MGKYIFKRLMMLIPVVLGISFVVFSIISLTPGDPAQLILGESASAEALANKREELGLNDPFIVRYLKYVSRVVVGDFGRSYTTNVPVAQEIMSRFPNTLVLTISAVLLAILIGIPIGVFTAVRQYSLWDSGIMLLTLLGVSMPVFWLGLMLILQFSLHWNLLPAVGQPSWSINGVRALVLPTLSLGISTAAIITRMTRSSMLDVVRQDYIRTARAKGVSEFYVITRHALKNALIPVITVIGIQFGSLLGGAILTESVFSWPGVGRLLVEAIRQKDTPRVMGIVIFLAIAFSLVNLIVDIIYVYIDPRIRSRYK from the coding sequence ATGGGTAAATATATTTTCAAGCGTCTCATGATGTTAATTCCTGTTGTATTGGGGATTTCATTTGTGGTTTTTTCAATAATATCACTAACCCCTGGAGATCCAGCTCAATTAATTTTAGGAGAAAGTGCCTCAGCCGAAGCGTTAGCTAATAAAAGAGAAGAATTAGGTCTTAATGATCCTTTTATTGTTAGATATTTAAAATATGTATCTCGTGTAGTTGTCGGTGATTTTGGACGATCATATACAACGAATGTACCTGTTGCTCAAGAGATCATGTCTCGTTTTCCTAATACTTTGGTACTTACTATTAGTGCCGTTTTACTGGCCATATTGATAGGAATTCCTATAGGTGTTTTCACAGCAGTTCGTCAATATTCTTTATGGGATAGTGGTATAATGCTTCTTACTTTATTAGGGGTTTCTATGCCTGTATTTTGGCTTGGCTTAATGTTAATTTTACAATTTTCGTTACATTGGAATTTGTTACCGGCTGTAGGGCAACCATCTTGGTCTATTAATGGAGTAAGAGCCTTGGTTTTACCGACACTTAGTTTAGGAATAAGCACTGCTGCAATTATTACTCGTATGACAAGATCTTCTATGTTAGATGTTGTTCGACAAGATTATATTAGAACTGCTAGAGCCAAAGGAGTTAGTGAATTTTATGTAATTACAAGACATGCATTAAAAAATGCACTGATTCCTGTAATAACAGTAATAGGTATTCAATTTGGTAGCTTGTTAGGTGGGGCTATTCTGACAGAAAGTGTTTTTTCATGGCCTGGTGTTGGTAGATTGTTAGTAGAAGCTATTCGTCAAAAAGATACGCCTAGAGTTATGGGTATTGTTATTTTTCTTGCTATTGCATTTAGTTTAGTTAATTTGATTGTTGATATTATTTATGTATATATTGATCCTCGAATTAGATCTAGATATAAATAA
- a CDS encoding ATP-binding cassette domain-containing protein, translated as MPKNLIEVRNLKKHFPTPKGVVHAVDDVSFSIPEGKTLGVVGESGCGKSTTGRLLLRLIEPDEGQILFEGRDLLSYSYEEMRDARRHMQLIFQDPYASLNPRMTIGETIGEPLLVHKLAKKDSTLTNKVYKIMDTVGLARNLINSYPHELDGGRRQRVGIGRALVLQPKFMICDEPVSSLDVSIQAQVLNLMQDLQQEFKLTYLFITHDLSIVKHFADEIMVMYLGKVVEQASSEDLFKNPQHPYTQALLSAIAIPSLDQKHNRIKLRGEITSPIDPAPYCRFASRCMYAQENCFKDYPNLEITDNHTCACFHKNNLIETIIN; from the coding sequence ATGCCTAAAAATTTAATTGAAGTTAGAAATCTAAAAAAACATTTTCCTACTCCTAAAGGTGTTGTACATGCTGTTGATGATGTTTCTTTTAGTATTCCTGAAGGAAAAACTTTGGGTGTAGTGGGAGAATCAGGGTGTGGAAAATCTACTACAGGTCGTCTTTTACTTCGTTTGATAGAACCTGACGAAGGACAAATATTATTTGAAGGAAGAGATTTACTTTCTTATTCTTATGAAGAAATGCGTGATGCTCGCCGTCACATGCAATTAATTTTTCAAGATCCTTACGCTTCTTTAAATCCTCGAATGACTATTGGTGAAACAATTGGAGAACCTCTTTTAGTTCATAAATTAGCTAAAAAAGATAGTACTTTGACTAATAAAGTTTATAAAATAATGGATACTGTTGGATTAGCTCGAAACTTAATCAATTCTTATCCTCATGAATTAGATGGAGGTCGGCGTCAACGCGTCGGTATAGGTAGAGCTTTGGTGTTACAACCTAAATTTATGATATGTGATGAACCTGTTTCTTCACTTGATGTATCAATTCAAGCACAAGTACTAAATCTAATGCAAGATTTACAACAAGAATTTAAACTGACCTATTTATTTATTACTCATGATTTATCTATTGTAAAACATTTTGCTGATGAAATTATGGTTATGTATCTTGGTAAAGTAGTAGAACAAGCTTCTTCTGAGGATTTGTTTAAAAATCCTCAACATCCTTATACACAAGCTTTATTATCTGCAATAGCAATTCCATCTTTAGATCAAAAACATAATAGAATCAAATTAAGAGGAGAAATAACTTCTCCTATTGATCCAGCTCCATATTGTCGTTTTGCTTCTCGTTGTATGTATGCTCAAGAAAATTGTTTTAAAGATTATCCAAACTTAGAAATTACTGATAATCACACTTGTGCTTGTTTTCATAAAAATAATCTTATAGAAACTATTATTAATTAA
- a CDS encoding flagellar biosynthetic protein FliQ, translating to MSQGAILNIINLAMIEVLFLSVPILGITMILGLIISIFQATTSLQEQTLTFVPKFIIVTILLAISAPFYITRMLNFIDAMFSLIATAQL from the coding sequence ATGTCACAAGGTGCTATTCTAAATATTATCAATTTAGCAATGATAGAAGTTTTATTTCTAAGTGTTCCTATATTAGGTATCACAATGATATTAGGTTTGATCATTTCTATTTTTCAAGCAACTACTTCTCTTCAAGAACAAACACTCACTTTTGTCCCTAAATTTATTATTGTAACTATCCTATTAGCAATAAGTGCTCCTTTTTATATTACAAGAATGCTTAATTTTATTGATGCCATGTTTTCATTAATAGCTACCGCTCAACTTTAG
- a CDS encoding ABC transporter permease produces MFGSQLSSVIKRLRKNPLAILGLCIILTLTVLAIFADFIANYELVVIKQNLSNTFSKPGYSTLLGTDEFGRDIFARIVHGTRISLSIGFVAVSISIVLGGFLGALAGYFGGWLDNVIMRIMDVFLAIPSILLSIAVVSALGPSLVNLVIAISISSVPVYARIVRASVLSIRGQEFIEAAHAIGANHIYIIIKHIIPNVMSPIIVQGTLGVAGAILSIAGLSFIGLGVQPPTPEWGSMLAGGRSFIRRASWVTTYPGVAIMITILSLNLLGDGLRDALDPKLK; encoded by the coding sequence ATGTTTGGTTCTCAATTATCAAGTGTTATAAAAAGATTGCGTAAAAATCCTTTAGCTATTTTGGGACTATGTATTATTTTAACATTGACAGTACTTGCTATTTTTGCAGATTTTATTGCTAATTATGAATTAGTAGTTATTAAACAAAATTTATCTAATACATTTTCAAAACCAGGATATAGTACTTTATTAGGTACAGATGAATTTGGTAGAGATATATTTGCTCGTATTGTTCATGGAACAAGAATTTCTCTCAGTATTGGTTTTGTAGCTGTTTCTATATCAATTGTATTGGGTGGATTTCTTGGAGCTCTTGCAGGATATTTTGGTGGTTGGTTGGATAATGTTATAATGCGTATTATGGATGTATTCCTAGCTATTCCTTCTATCTTACTATCTATTGCTGTTGTATCAGCTTTAGGACCAAGTTTAGTCAATCTAGTAATTGCAATATCTATTTCTTCTGTACCTGTTTATGCAAGGATAGTGAGAGCTTCTGTATTATCTATTAGGGGACAAGAATTTATTGAAGCAGCTCATGCAATAGGCGCAAATCATATTTATATTATTATCAAACATATTATTCCTAATGTAATGTCACCTATTATTGTTCAAGGAACTCTTGGAGTAGCAGGAGCTATTTTAAGTATTGCAGGTTTAAGTTTTATAGGATTGGGAGTTCAACCTCCAACTCCAGAATGGGGATCTATGCTTGCTGGAGGACGGAGCTTTATAAGAAGAGCTTCTTGGGTAACAACATATCCAGGAGTTGCAATTATGATTACGATTCTTTCATTAAATTTACTAGGCGATGGATTGCGTGATGCTCTTGATCCAAAATTGAAGTAG